Proteins encoded together in one Thermococcus gammatolerans EJ3 window:
- a CDS encoding monovalent cation/H+ antiporter complex subunit F gives MIGINIYLILIAIATLLSMYRVFRGPTTVDRLVAVDIMTTITTGLMVLFALYYKRMIFLDVALVYAVLAFGGVIAFARYMEGGL, from the coding sequence ATGATAGGGATAAACATCTACCTCATCCTGATAGCCATAGCGACACTTCTCAGCATGTACAGGGTCTTCAGAGGTCCGACGACCGTCGACAGGCTCGTTGCCGTTGATATTATGACGACAATCACCACGGGCCTGATGGTGCTCTTTGCACTCTACTACAAGCGCATGATCTTCCTGGACGTTGCCTTGGTTTACGCGGTTCTGGCCTTTGGAGGCGTTATAGCCTTCGCGCGCTACATGGAGGGAGGCCTATGA
- the mnhG gene encoding monovalent cation/H(+) antiporter subunit G encodes MNVLAAIGEILVFIGTFFYFLSALGLIRMPDVYNRMQTSTKSATLGSLGVMIGVGLWALGSDFGSVAWLTKTVVIATFLLLTNPISAHALIRAAYKRGIPLWHGSVVDKYHEYIESKAEKAESVEGEGDAE; translated from the coding sequence ATGAACGTGCTAGCTGCAATCGGTGAGATCCTCGTTTTCATAGGGACGTTCTTTTACTTCCTCTCGGCCCTCGGCCTCATCAGGATGCCGGACGTTTACAACAGGATGCAGACCTCAACCAAGAGTGCAACCCTTGGGAGCCTCGGTGTTATGATAGGAGTTGGTCTCTGGGCCCTTGGAAGCGACTTTGGGAGCGTTGCTTGGCTCACCAAGACGGTGGTCATAGCGACGTTCCTTCTCCTCACCAACCCGATAAGCGCCCACGCCTTGATCAGGGCGGCATACAAGAGAGGGATTCCCCTCTGGCACGGCAGCGTCGTTGATAAGTACCACGAATACATTGAGTCCAAGGCTGAAAAGGCCGAAAGCGTTGAGGGGGAAGGTGATGCCGAATGA
- a CDS encoding DUF4040 domain-containing protein translates to MNCIACVEYIIVALMILSAVLAVEWRDLLAATVGMAAVSLFASILFFMLQAPDVAMTEAAIGAALSGAVFIFAIKRTQRFETEEEEKPGWWVRW, encoded by the coding sequence ATGAACTGTATTGCCTGCGTTGAGTATATAATCGTGGCCCTCATGATACTCTCCGCTGTGCTCGCGGTCGAGTGGCGCGACCTGCTCGCCGCTACTGTTGGAATGGCGGCTGTTAGCCTCTTCGCCTCGATACTGTTCTTCATGCTCCAGGCTCCCGACGTTGCAATGACCGAAGCTGCCATAGGCGCAGCGCTCAGCGGTGCCGTGTTCATCTTCGCCATTAAGAGAACCCAGCGCTTTGAGACGGAGGAAGAGGAGAAACCCGGCTGGTGGGTGAGGTGGTGA
- a CDS encoding Na(+)/H(+) antiporter subunit B, protein MLKRALAIITLLIIGYWLAQGLAGVPFGQDKMIVGRYYLENVKEQTGAVNAVTAIVVNYRGFDTLGEVTVLFIASTGVGALLWRKKKKRTARAEGSVVLKTGTELLFPFVVLFGAYIFIHGHLTPGGGFPGGATIATAFLLLYMAFINYEIPHRAFEKTEGLAGMGYVLVGLIGLAIGGYFLFDWIWQTWNWGHDNIGRLFSGGFIPIIYTLIGIKVGTELSGIIDNMLKEGVSE, encoded by the coding sequence ATGCTCAAGCGTGCCCTCGCGATAATCACTCTGCTAATAATCGGCTACTGGCTGGCCCAGGGGCTGGCCGGTGTGCCCTTTGGGCAGGACAAGATGATCGTTGGCAGGTACTACCTTGAGAACGTTAAAGAGCAGACCGGTGCCGTTAATGCGGTAACGGCCATCGTGGTTAACTACCGTGGTTTCGATACACTCGGTGAGGTTACCGTGCTCTTCATAGCCTCAACAGGCGTTGGGGCACTTCTCTGGAGGAAGAAGAAAAAGAGAACAGCCAGAGCTGAGGGTTCTGTTGTCCTGAAGACGGGGACAGAGCTGCTCTTTCCGTTCGTGGTTCTCTTCGGCGCCTACATATTCATTCACGGACACCTCACACCGGGTGGAGGATTTCCGGGAGGAGCGACCATAGCAACTGCCTTCCTGCTGCTCTACATGGCCTTCATCAACTACGAGATTCCGCACAGGGCCTTCGAGAAGACCGAAGGTTTGGCTGGAATGGGCTACGTCCTCGTCGGCCTCATAGGCCTCGCCATAGGCGGCTACTTCCTCTTCGACTGGATCTGGCAGACCTGGAACTGGGGACACGACAACATCGGCAGGCTCTTCAGCGGCGGGTTCATCCCGATAATCTACACGCTGATAGGCATTAAGGTAGGTACAGAGCTGAGCGGTATCATCGACAACATGCTCAAGGAGGGGGTGAGCGAATGA
- a CDS encoding NADH-quinone oxidoreductase subunit K, with product MNVPDISVYYFGAISLVLIGLYAVLVKKNVLKILVGLSIMETGVNLLLISIGYISGRSAPILSEGVTASRAVDPIPQALVLTAIVIGVATTAMALSVAIILYEKYGTLNVEEIRRLRG from the coding sequence ATGAACGTTCCAGACATCAGCGTCTACTACTTCGGAGCGATAAGCCTCGTGCTCATCGGCCTTTACGCCGTCCTCGTCAAGAAGAACGTCCTTAAGATTCTCGTTGGACTCAGCATCATGGAAACCGGTGTCAACCTGCTTCTCATCAGCATAGGCTACATTTCCGGAAGGAGCGCGCCGATTCTGAGCGAGGGGGTAACGGCTTCAAGGGCCGTTGATCCAATTCCACAGGCACTCGTTCTTACCGCGATAGTCATAGGCGTTGCCACCACGGCTATGGCCTTGAGCGTTGCCATAATCCTTTACGAGAAGTATGGAACGCTCAACGTTGAGGAAATAAGGAGGTTGAGAGGATGA